CCCCCCCCCCCCCCCCCCCCCCCCGCACCCGGGGCTGGTGAGAGGCGGCTCGTGCCTCTCTGCGTCTCCGCGTCTCTGCGTGAGGCCTGACGGAGTTGGGGACGCGAGGCGTCACGGGTTGCACTCAGGCGAGACAACGCCTATATTCCTTGTTGTCCGAGCATGGCGAGGGGCGCCACGGACGGTTCGCGCAGCGAAGTGGGGTGCGGTTGCCCCGCTTTTTTTATTGCCCTGAAAACGGCAACGAGGGGGAGGCGGCGTGGCGGACGAAACCCTTGCCGCGGAGATGGCCCAGCGCGTCGAAGAGCTGGGCTACGAGATGGTGGAGCTGGAGCAGGCCGGAAGCCGCGCGCGGCCCATCCTGCGCCTTTCCATCGACCGACCCGACAGCAAGCCCGGCGAGCCCGCCGTCAGCCTGGACGACTGCAGCCGCGTAAGCCGCGCGCTGGAGCCCTGGCTGGACCAGCGCGAAGGGCTTTCCGACCGCTACGTGATCGAGGTGTCCTCGCCCGGCGTGGAGCGCCCGCTGACGAAGCCCCACGACTGGGACCGCTTCGCCGGGGCCGAGGTGGCGGTCAAGACGCGCGTGCCGATCGAGGGACGCGGCAAGAAGGTGCAGGGAACGCTGGTGGGCCTTCGCGACGGAGAGCGCGTGGCCCTGCAGGTGGACGGCGACGAGGTGGAAATCCCGCTGGGCGAGATCGAACGGGGGAACCTGGTCTTCCGGTGGGAGCGCGGCCAGAAGCGCTGACGGAGGCGCCCGCGCGCCCGTGACAGAAAAGGGACCGACTTCCATGAACAACGCAACGCAGGTGCTCGCGGCCTTCCGCGAGATGACGGCCAACAAGGCCATCTCGCGCGACGAACTGTACGACCTGATCAAGGACGGCATTCTCGCCGCCCTGGCCAAGCGCTACGGCCCCAACGTCGAGGCCGAAATCGAGATCGACGAGGCCACCGGCAAGATCGGCATCACCGTCCTCAAGGAGGTGGTGGCCGAGGTGCAGGACGCGTCGCGCGAAATCCTGCTCGAAGAGGCGCGCTGGGACGACCCCGAGTTCGAGGTGGGCGACATCCTGGAGGTGCCCGTGGAGTTCGCCCAGTTCGGGCGCAACGCCGTGATGGCCGCCAAGCAGCGCATTCTGCAGCGCGTCCGCGAGGGCGAGCGGCAGAAGATCCGCGACGAGTACGAGCACCGCGTGGGCGAGCTGCTTTCGGGCGAGGTGCAGCAGGTGGAGCGCGGCAAGATGGTGCTG
The sequence above is a segment of the Longimicrobium sp. genome. Coding sequences within it:
- the rimP gene encoding ribosome maturation factor RimP, giving the protein MADETLAAEMAQRVEELGYEMVELEQAGSRARPILRLSIDRPDSKPGEPAVSLDDCSRVSRALEPWLDQREGLSDRYVIEVSSPGVERPLTKPHDWDRFAGAEVAVKTRVPIEGRGKKVQGTLVGLRDGERVALQVDGDEVEIPLGEIERGNLVFRWERGQKR